A region from the Brassica napus cultivar Da-Ae chromosome C8, Da-Ae, whole genome shotgun sequence genome encodes:
- the LOC106433980 gene encoding CDP-diacylglycerol--glycerol-3-phosphate 3-phosphatidyltransferase 2, whose amino-acid sequence MGEEEDSVTVDQNSCDGADSSTLPPPPHLSSKVLTLPTVLTLGRVAAVPILVATFYVDCWWGRTATTSLFIAAAITDWLDGYLARKMRLGSAFGAFLDPVADKLMVAATLILLCTKPMDAVVVLGPIPWLVTVPSIAIIGREITMSAVREWAASQNGKLSKAVAVNSLGKWKTATQMIALTILLASRDSSFERLLPSGIGLLYVSAGLSIWSLVVYMRQIMRVLLKK is encoded by the exons ATGGGCGAAGAAGAAGACTCCGTGACGGTGGATCAGAACAGTTGCGACGGTGCAGATTCGTCGACATTGCCACCACCGCCGCATCTATCTTCCAAAGTGCTTACATTGCCCACCGTGCTGACCCTTGGCCGTGTAGCCGCAGTTCCGATCCTCGTCGCGA CGTTTTACGTTGATTGCTGGTGGGGGAGAACTGCCACAACAAGTCTTTTCATTGCAGCTGCCATTACAGATTGGCTTGACGGGTATCTTGCTCGGAAG ATGAGATTAGGTTCTGCTTTTGGTGCTTTTTTGGATCCAGTGGCTGATAAG CTTATGGTAGCAGCAACTTTGATTTTGCTGTGCACGAAACCTATGGACGCCGTTGTTGTCTTAGGACCAATTCCGTGGTTAGTGACAGTACCTTCAATTGCCATTATTGGTAGAGAG ATTACTATGTCAGCAGTAAGAGAATGGGCTGCGTCTCAAAACGGCAAGCTTTCCAAG GCTGTTGCTGTAAATAGCTTGGGGAAGTGGAAAACTGCAACGCAGATGATAGCGCTGACCATACTGCTTGCAAGCCGGGATAGCAGTTTTGAGAGGCTATTACCGTCGGGTATTGGGTTGCTCTATGTATCTGCAGGGCTCTCTATATGGTCTTTAGTTGTTTATATGAGACAGATTATGAGAGTACTTCTAAAGAAGTAG
- the LOC106415039 gene encoding glutathione S-transferase L2, chloroplastic, translating to MSAGVRVSVCSYPSLALPSRDVSPPSSSLYFGRKSHRSSFDIDLKLRCNSNETRRTKPVLAVLSSSRVPELDSSSEPPQVFDGSTRLYISYSCPFAQRAWLARNYKNLRDKIELVPINLKNRPAWYKEKVYPANKVPALEHNNKVIGESLDVIKYIDANFEGPSLAPNSVEKEAFADELISYTDSFSKAVRSTLSGEDIDAADVAFDYIEKALSKYKYPKYKGGPFFLCRFSLVDIAYIPFIERFHLIFKDVMNVDITAGRPNLAYWLKEMNTMEHYTETRQDPQEIIERYKKRAQAEARP from the exons ATGAGTGCCGGAGTGAGAGTTAGCGTGTGCTCTTATCCATCGCTTGCGTTACCTTCGAGGGATGTTTCTCCCCCTTCCTCATCTCTCTACTTTGGTCGGAAAAGTCACCGATCAAGCTTCGATATTGACCTGAAGCTGCGTTGTAATTCAAACGAAACACGCAGAACCAAGCCAGTGTTAGCTGTTTTAAGTTCAAG TCGTGTTCCGGAGCTTGATTCCTCTTCCGAACCACCTCAAGTGTTCGATGGCTCGACAAG GTTGTACATATCTTACTCTTGCCCATTTGCGCAACGCGCGTGGCTTGCTCGGAACTACAAG AATCTGCGTGACAAGATAGAACTTGTACCGATTAATCTCAAGAACAGGCCTGCTTGGTACAAGGAGAAAGTGTACCCGGCTAACAAG GTGCCTGCATTAGAGCATAATAACAAAGTAATAGGAGAGAGCCTTGACGTGATTAAGTACATCGACGCCAATTTCGAAGGGCCTTCACTTGCACCCAAT AGTGTAGAGAAGGAAGCATTCGCTGATGAGTTAATCTCTTACACCGACTCCTTCTCCAAGGCCGTACGATCCACATTATCAGGTGAAGACATTGATGCAGCAG ATGTTGCATTTGATTACATTGAGAAGGCTCTTTCCAAATACAAATATCCCAAATACAAAGGAGGGCCTTTCTTCCTTTGCCGATTTAGTTTG GTTGATATTGCATATATTCCATTCATAGAGAGATTCCATCTTATCTTTAAGGATGTGATGAATGTGGACATCACAGCTGGTCGGCCCAACCTCGCCTATTGGCTTAAG GAGATGAACACTATGGAACATTACACAGAAACCCGTCAAGATCCACAAGAGATAATTGAGAGATACAAGAAACGAGCCCAAGCAGAAGCACGTCCCTAA
- the LOC106434007 gene encoding probable protein phosphatase 2C 48, whose translation MMVSTTFRRIVSPCWRPFGIGEGSIPSSSDDSNGRLDGLLWYKDSGNHLTGEFSMAVVQANNLLEDHSQLESGPISFHESGPEATFVGVYDGHGGPEAARFVNERLFYNMRRCVSDQRGVVSPDVITRAFVATEEEFLGLVQEQWKTKPQIASVGACCLVGVVCNGMLYVANAGDSRVVLGRLESPFKEMKAIQLSTEHNASIESVREELRLLHPNDPNIVVLKHKVWRVKGIIQVSRSIGDAYLKRAEFNQEPLLPKFRVAERFEKPIMRAEPTITVHKIQPEDQFLIFASDGLWEHLSNQEAVDIVNTCPRNGVARRLLKAALQAAAKKREMRYSDLEKIERGIRRHFHDDITVIVVFLHSASFGVRTPVSVRGGGVLALAGNAIL comes from the exons ATGATGGTTTCCACAACATTCAGGAGAATCGTGTCCCCTTGTTGGAGACCTTTTGGTATTGGAGAAGGTTCTATTCCGAGTAGTAGTGATGATTCCAACGGCCGTCTCGATGGCCTGTTATGGTATAAAGACTCCGGTAACCATTTAACCGGAGAGTTTTCTATGGCTGTGGTTCAAGCCAACAATCTTCTTGAAGACCATAGCCAGTTAGAGTCTGGTCCTATTAGTTTCCATGAGTCTGGACCCGAGGCGACTTTTGTCGGTGTTTACGATGGTCATGGAGGTCCTGAGGCGGCTCGGTTTGTTAACGAGAGGTTGTTTTATAACATGAGGAGGTGCGTTTCTGATCAGCGAGGGGTGGTCTCTCCCGACGTGATCACTAGAGCGTTTGTTGCAACAGAGGAGGAGTTTCTCGGGTTGGTTCAGGAGCAGTGGAAGACCAAACCTCAGATAGCTTCTGTTGGTGCTTGTTGCTTGGTGGGTGTTGTCTGCAACGGGATGTTATACGTTGCGAACGCTGGTGACTCTCGTGTTGTCTTGGGGAGGCTGGAGAGTCCGTTTAAAGAGATGAAAGCTATTCAGCTGTCTACAGAGCATAACGCTAGTATTGAGTCTGTGAGAGAGGAGCTGCGTTTGTTGCATCCTAACGACCCGAACATTGTGGTCTTGAAACATAAAGTGTGGCGTGTGAAAGGGATCATACAGGTTTCCAGATCCATCGGCGACGCGTACTTAAAGAGAGCAGAGTTTAACCAAGAGCCGTTGTTGCCTAAGTTTCGAGTTGCGGAGCGTTTTGAGAAGCCGATCATGAGAGCTGAGCCGACGATAACGGTTCATAAGATTCAACCTGAAGATCAGTTTCTTATATTTGCTTCAGATGGTTTGTGGGAGCATCTGAGTAACCAAGAAGCAGTTGATATCGTCAATACTTGTCCACGCAAT GGTGTGGCTCGGAGGTTACTGAAAGCTGCATTGCAAGCAGCAgcgaagaagagagagatgaggTATTCGGATTTGGAGAAGATAGAGCGTGGCATCAGGAGACACTTTCATGACGACATCACTGTTATTGTCGTTTTTCTCCATTCTGCAAGTTTTGGAGTTCGAACTCCGGTCTCTGTCAGAGGAGGTGGTGTCCTCGCACTCGCAGGCAATGCCATTTTATAA
- the LOC106434008 gene encoding protein MAEA homolog isoform X1, translating to MEIDDPVTNGNTDAVMTESAPPFTPSPPVPASRSSQLTESLKLEHQLLRVPFEHYKKTIRTNHRYLEKEVASVVSSVGDLADNNWSEDVTVSRLTSLVSRLQGLKRKLEEGSNVENLQAQRCRARIDHLDSADAENITEWNNTKLKRILVDYMLRMSYFETASKLSESTNILDLVDIDIFREAKKVIDALKRREVASALAWCADNKTRLKKSKSKFEFQLRLQEFIELVRADSYKQAIHYARKHLTPWGATHMDELQRVLATLAFKSSTECTKYKVLFELGQWDVLVDQFKQEFCKLYGMTMEPLLNIYLQAGLSALKTPYGFEEGCTKEDPLSQESFRKLALPLPYSKQEHSKLVCYISKELMDTENPPLVFPNGYVYSTKALKEMADKNGGEVKCPRTGLVCNYTDLVKAYIS from the exons ATGGAAATCGATGATCCCGTAACCAACGGAAACACCGACGCCGTGATGACGGAATCCGCTCCTCCGTTCACTCCGTCGCCTCCCGTCCCGGCGTCGAGATCGAGTCAATTGACGGAATCGCTCAAGCTCGAGCACCAGCTCCTCCGCGTTCCGTTCGAGCATTACAAGAAAACGATCCGCACCAATCACCGCTATCTAGAGAAAGAGGTCGCCTCCGTTGTCTCCAGCGTCGGAGATTTGGCCGATAACAATTGGTCCGAAGACGTCACCGTTTCGCGTCTCACCAGCCTCGTTTCTCGGCTGCAAGGCCTCAAACGAAAG TTGGAAGAAGGGAGCAATGTGGAGAATCTGCAGGCTCAGAGATGCCGTGCTCGCATTGATCATTTGGATTCAGCAGATGCGGAAAATATTACTGAATGGAACAATACGAAACTAAAACGGATTCTTGTGGACTACATGCTGCGGATGTCTTATTTCGAGACTGCTTCAAAGCTTTCAGAAAGCACCAATATTTTG GACCTTGTCGACATTGACATATTTCGAGAAGCAAAGAAGGTGATTGACGCCCTTAAACGTAGGGAGGTTGCTTCTGCACTGGCATGGTGTGCTGATAATAAAACACGGTTGAAGAAATCAAAG AGCAAATTCGAGTTCCAACTAAGGTTGCAAGAGTTCATCGAGTTGGTACGAGCTGACAGCTACAAACAAGCAATCCATTATGCTCGAAAGCATCTGACACCATGGGGAGCAACCCATATGGACGAATTGCAGCGTGTCCTGGCCACTTTGGCTTTTAAAAGTTCTACCGAATGCACAAAATACAAG GTTCTATTTGAACTAGGGCAGTGGGATGTTTTAGTTGATCAGTTTAAACAAGAATTTTGCAAGTTATATGGCATGACAATGGAGCCGTTATTGAACATCTACTTACAAGCAGGCTTGTCTGCCCTGAAAACTCC ATATGGTTTTGAAGAAGGTTGTACCAAGGAGGACCCGCTCTCACAAGAGAGCTTCCGGAAGCTAGCTTTGCCTCTACCGTACTCCAAGCAAGAACATTCAAAGCTTGTTTGCTATATATCCAAGGAGCTAATGGACACAGAGAACCCACCACTGGTGTTTCCCAATGGCTACGTCTATAGCACCAAG GCTCTCAAAGAAATGGCGGACAAGAACGGAGGTGAAGTAAAATGTCCGAGAACAGGGCTTGTCTGCAACTACACGGACTTAGTTAAGGCATACATATCATGA
- the LOC106434008 gene encoding protein MAEA homolog isoform X2: protein MEIDDPVTNGNTDAVMTESAPPFTPSPPVPASRSSQLTESLKLEHQLLRVPFEHYKKTIRTNHRYLEKEVASVVSSVGDLADNNWSEDVTVSRLTSLVSRLQGLKRKLEEGSNVENLQAQRCRARIDHLDSADAENITEWNNTKLKRILVDYMLRMSYFETASKLSESTNILDLVDIDIFREAKKVIDALKRREVASALAWCADNKTRLKKSKSKFEFQLRLQEFIELVRADSYKQAIHYARKHLTPWGATHMDELQRVLATLAFKSSTECTKYKVLFELGQWDVLVDQFKQEFCKLYGMTMEPLLNIYLQAGLSALKTPYGFEEGCTKEDPLSQESFRKLALPLPYSKQEHSKLVCYISKELMDTENPPLVFPNGYVYSTKALKEMADKNKGEVKCPRTGLVCNYTDLVKAYIS, encoded by the exons ATGGAAATCGATGATCCCGTAACCAACGGAAACACCGACGCCGTGATGACGGAATCCGCTCCTCCGTTCACTCCGTCGCCTCCCGTCCCGGCGTCGAGATCGAGTCAATTGACGGAATCGCTCAAGCTCGAGCACCAGCTCCTCCGCGTTCCGTTCGAGCATTACAAGAAAACGATCCGCACCAATCACCGCTATCTAGAGAAAGAGGTCGCCTCCGTTGTCTCCAGCGTCGGAGATTTGGCCGATAACAATTGGTCCGAAGACGTCACCGTTTCGCGTCTCACCAGCCTCGTTTCTCGGCTGCAAGGCCTCAAACGAAAG TTGGAAGAAGGGAGCAATGTGGAGAATCTGCAGGCTCAGAGATGCCGTGCTCGCATTGATCATTTGGATTCAGCAGATGCGGAAAATATTACTGAATGGAACAATACGAAACTAAAACGGATTCTTGTGGACTACATGCTGCGGATGTCTTATTTCGAGACTGCTTCAAAGCTTTCAGAAAGCACCAATATTTTG GACCTTGTCGACATTGACATATTTCGAGAAGCAAAGAAGGTGATTGACGCCCTTAAACGTAGGGAGGTTGCTTCTGCACTGGCATGGTGTGCTGATAATAAAACACGGTTGAAGAAATCAAAG AGCAAATTCGAGTTCCAACTAAGGTTGCAAGAGTTCATCGAGTTGGTACGAGCTGACAGCTACAAACAAGCAATCCATTATGCTCGAAAGCATCTGACACCATGGGGAGCAACCCATATGGACGAATTGCAGCGTGTCCTGGCCACTTTGGCTTTTAAAAGTTCTACCGAATGCACAAAATACAAG GTTCTATTTGAACTAGGGCAGTGGGATGTTTTAGTTGATCAGTTTAAACAAGAATTTTGCAAGTTATATGGCATGACAATGGAGCCGTTATTGAACATCTACTTACAAGCAGGCTTGTCTGCCCTGAAAACTCC ATATGGTTTTGAAGAAGGTTGTACCAAGGAGGACCCGCTCTCACAAGAGAGCTTCCGGAAGCTAGCTTTGCCTCTACCGTACTCCAAGCAAGAACATTCAAAGCTTGTTTGCTATATATCCAAGGAGCTAATGGACACAGAGAACCCACCACTGGTGTTTCCCAATGGCTACGTCTATAGCACCAAG